The DNA segment TGACTGAGCACGCTTATCGCCGTCCCATATTTCTTTGAAATTCTGTTCCCGGAGATTGCCGTATAAAAATTTATTATCACCTATGAAAATTCCACATCCCCAGATATTTAAATCAACATCCATGTATGACCAGAAAGGGAGAGCAAGGCAGCGCTCATATCCTTTGTCCTGCTCTTGCAGTCTGTCCATGGTTTTTTCGCGATATATCACTTTGAATGAGTCTGTTTCCAGTGCCCTGAGTTCTTTTCCAAGATCTACAAATTCTTCGTAAGTAAGACCCTCAAATTCTTTTGTAATTCCTTGAGGGTGTTGAGAATAGGGTTTTATTACAATGTAATCTAAACCTATGTCCCGGCACATTTCGGCCAAATTTATCATCTCGGATGCGTTTTCAGGTAGCAGTAGACTTTGCAGCCCTAAAACACAGTCGGAACCGGTTCTTTTGCGGATGGCGACGGCTTCTTTAAGGTTGTTCATAACCTTTTGAAAGTCTCCATCAGGTGACCTGTGTACTTCTTGATAGCTTCCGGGAGTTATTCCATTGCAACTGACTTTTACCCATGACAAGCCGTGAATTATCTTTTCCAGCTTATCAGGAGTCATGAGCACTCCGTTGGTGGCTATTCCTATATCTATTCCGGCTTCGGTTGTAGCAATACATATATCGGTGAATTTCGTGTTCATGAACGGTTCACCTTCACCCGAGAACACGATGCTTTTTAACCCTGTGTCAGCAATAGTGTTTATGCGCTTTTTGTAGATTTCATAATCAAGAAATTTTGGTACATATTCCATGAAATCATAGCCGCAGAATCGGCAACGATGGTTGCAGCATCCGCTTGGACTGACTTCCATAAAAATGGGACCGATATTTTCTCCGGCGAGCCATTTTGCAACTCTTGCGGGGTGGAGATGGAGTTTGTGTGAATCAATTTTATATTTATCGCTCATGAAATTTTCCTTTATCAGATATTATTAACAGAAACTGAATCCATCCAGTAGTGCAGGATGCAGGCGTGTCCTGTTTCTGCCATGCCATATGTTTCGGCAGGTAGCCAAAAGTTGAGATCGCCGATCTGTCTCATCTTGTTCGTCGGAGCCATGGCTGTGAGAGTTACAACCGAAGCTCCCTGTTCAGACGCAAAGCGGCAGGCATTAACAACATTCGGCGAGTTGCCGGAACTGCTGATAGCTACAAGCATGTCAGATGGAGTCAGCCGTCGTCTCAGAGGTTCGACAAAAACCTGATCAAAGGAAATGTCGTTGGCAAGGGCTGTAATAAGTGCCAAATCGGTAAAGACTTGCGTATGAACATGGGCATTTTTTGCAAGGTCGGCTGAAATGTGGCTTGCCATTGATGCGCTGGCGCCGTTGCCGACAAGATAGATAATATTTCCATTACTGCGAATTTCAACCGTCTTTTCTTTCCAAAACTCAAAGGCTTGATCACAAGTGGTATTAAACTCAGGTTTACATTCCACTTCAAGAGAGTTCAAGCAATTCTGTAATAAATCTGTATGTTTATTCCACAAAGTTTTGTCCTGCGGGTGATTTTTTTTTGATTGCTGTCCAGAGCTGCGGGATTGTATCGGCATGAAATCCTCGGACATAGTAGCTCCTTCCGCCATCTGCAACAGTTCGTATCAGCATAGTCTTCCATGGTCTGAAATAGTATTCGGCATTTGTTTTGGAGGCTTCAATATTTACCTTTTCAGGTAAATCATGCAAATCGCATACTAAGGTTGTAAAATGGCAAATGGCTTTTTCTTTGCCTGAAACTGTAGCTGCGTTGCGAACCATTGATAAGGCTTTGAGGTAAATTTCAGGAGCCATAACCGCGCTTCCGAAATTCATAACAACACCGCCCTCAAGGGATTCAAGAGCCTCTGCAAAAATTAGAAAATCAGTATAACTTGCCTGTCCGACTGCCGCACCATTACAATTCGGATGCTCATGGACGATGTCATAGCCTATGCCGACATGAACCGTTATGGGAATATTCAGCTCATAAGCTTTGGCAAAAAGGCTGATATCTGCATGGTCCAGTTTGTTCTTTACGATATACTCACCCACTGCCTCACCGAAACCCCGTCCGTCTTTAGCTGCTTCATTAATAATATCGTTCAGTATACCTGTTTCCTGCCATAATCCGAATTGTCCGTTTGATATGTAAGTTGCAACACTTTCAGTGGTTCTGCCGTGCAGCGCATATTCAAAATCATGAATTGCACACGCTCCGTTTACAGCAATACAGCTGATTAATCCTTTTTCCATTATATCGAACAGGTATTTTTGCATCCCCGAACGTAGAACATGAGCTCCGATCATGAGGATTCTGGAACTGCCGTTATCGCGTGCCGTGGCTAAGTTTTCAGCGATTATTTCCAGCGATGGATGGACTTTTTCACAAGGCGTTGGAATGGCTATTATTGAAGTGTCGAGGAGGCTTTTCCTTTCAGAAATGGGAAGAACCCTCAGTTTTGAGCGATCGAATAATTGATATTTGCTGGGCATAAAAACCTACTTTAGCGTGGCTGTAATATATTTACGCATATCCTGCTTACTTATTGATTTATCATTCCCCATAATCTGAACAGCCAGAGAACCTGCGATGTTTCCGAAAAATCCTACAAGCTCTTCATGAAGTCCCATACAACCCGCCATTGCGGATATGGAGAACAGCGC comes from the Maridesulfovibrio ferrireducens genome and includes:
- a CDS encoding radical SAM protein, with the protein product MSDKYKIDSHKLHLHPARVAKWLAGENIGPIFMEVSPSGCCNHRCRFCGYDFMEYVPKFLDYEIYKKRINTIADTGLKSIVFSGEGEPFMNTKFTDICIATTEAGIDIGIATNGVLMTPDKLEKIIHGLSWVKVSCNGITPGSYQEVHRSPDGDFQKVMNNLKEAVAIRKRTGSDCVLGLQSLLLPENASEMINLAEMCRDIGLDYIVIKPYSQHPQGITKEFEGLTYEEFVDLGKELRALETDSFKVIYREKTMDRLQEQDKGYERCLALPFWSYMDVDLNIWGCGIFIGDNKFLYGNLREQNFKEIWDGDKRAQSLSWCNDNLDPQKCRVNCRMDKMNIYLWELCHPGPHVNFI
- a CDS encoding SIS domain-containing protein; protein product: MWNKHTDLLQNCLNSLEVECKPEFNTTCDQAFEFWKEKTVEIRSNGNIIYLVGNGASASMASHISADLAKNAHVHTQVFTDLALITALANDISFDQVFVEPLRRRLTPSDMLVAISSSGNSPNVVNACRFASEQGASVVTLTAMAPTNKMRQIGDLNFWLPAETYGMAETGHACILHYWMDSVSVNNI